The genomic interval AAACTTCTTATAAGTTAAATTGCCATCAATTTTATCTTCATCAAATCCATATACAATGAATTGCTCATCCTTTAGAGCTTTTAGTCTACGAACAAGTTTAACGCTTTCTTTACTTGTTTGATATACGATTACATGATTGCCGTTTTTTGGTTTTAATTTAAGTATGTCCTCACGAATAACCGGGGGGTAAATCACAGCCTTCTTTTTAGACCTGACCGGCGGGTAAAAGAAGCTTGTTAAAATGTGCACTTTTGGCTTAACAACATATGCCTTAATTACACTTTTTGCTTTAAGCATTTCCATCCGTTTATTTGGAGGATAACTAATTTTGGCTTGTGTAATCATATGGATATTGTCTAAACTAATCAATGGAATGTCAAGTAATTTGGAAATCATTGTTGCATAAAGTTCAAAATCAGTAACAATAACATTGGGTCTTAATTCTCTTGCTTTTTTATATAAGTTTTCATAGCCTATTTTTATGTTTGTCGGATTTCTTTTAATTGCATTGGCCAATGTTTGAAGGTTATTAACTTTATTGTTAATATAAACAGTATTGAATCCTCCAATTTCATAAACATTCTCAAATTTGGATTTCAAATAATCATATGCCCTATCACTTGTGAATAGGTATACGTCATATTTTTCCTTAATTCTCTCAATTATAACGCTGCTTCGAATGGCATGGCCCATTCCTTCACCACAGACACAGTAGAAGACCACATTTTTTGACCTGTTCTTGCTTACTCTGAAACGGGCTCTTGCGTTGATTTTTTGAATTGATTCATCATATTCTACTTTGATTTTATTAATTTTTTCGCTAGCTTCACTTAATCTGTTGGCTTTATTTTCAGATATTCTTTCATGGCCATGATCAAAGTTATAATTAATCTCTTCAGCTTCTGTCCTTTTTCCTAGAAAGTCATTAACAGTACTTTTACCGTATTGTCTGATTAATGTTTCAATCCCTTCTTCCTCTAATCTTCTAGTTGAAACACCAATTTTAGCATTTCTCAATACTTTAAAGCGTTCTTTACTAGCTAATCTTTCGATGTAGTCAGTATCTTCTCCAAAGGTTAGCTCTTCATCAAAGCCATTACATGCATCATGCAGTTCTTTTTTTGCAATAATTCCGTAACAACCCGCTCCATGAGGTTTTATCTTTTCAACACTTATCATGAAATAATTAGCAAAATCATGGAATAATTTATCTTCAACTTTATTGGACATTGGAAGCATTTGGGTAATGGCTATTCCAGCTCGTTCCATTCTAAATTCATATATGACATTTCTTAAATAGTCATCAGTAAGTTTCAAATCAGAATCTAAAAATAATAGATATTCCCCTTTTGCTATTTTAGCACCATTGTTTCTACCTACTGCAGGCAATCCTCCTTCAGTTACTATGCATTCATAGGATTCGGCAATTTCTCTGGTTTTATCAGTTGAGTTGGCATCAGCAACTATAATTTCATAATCGTCAAAACTCTGTTTTTTAATACTTTCTAATAAAACTGGAAGGCATGCTTCTTCATTGTAGGTAGGTATGATAATGCTTAAAATCATATTTAAAATTTTATTTTCTAAATTAATAAATTTTTGTAAAATTATGCATTCCTAGAAACTTAATGTGTGTTATGGCCAATTTGTTTAATTATCATGATTTATATCAGTATTATGTTTACTTTAAATTTGAATTTTCGTAAGTTTTTTCATATTATCTGCCAATGTAGTCAACTTAATTTTTTCTGAAAATTACTGTTTTCTATTTTATTAGTAATATCCATAAAAAATTAGTTTTATCATATCTTAAGGTCAAAAGGTGGTTTTCCCACATTTGAAATTTTTCATTCAATCTTAAAGAAATTAAACGTACCATCCAACTATTCGGATGCAAGAGACATAAGTTGAAATTATTCTTCTATTTCACTAATTTCCCTAGTTTAAAATTGAACAGAAGCTAAAACTCAATAATTTTTGCCAACATTCAAAACAATCAAATATTTTAAAAAATCTATGATGAATCTATCAGAAGAATACATCAATTCACTTCCAATTAACTTAATCAGTAACTAAAAAACTTTAATCATCAATATTAATATTTTTAGTTAATAATATTTAAAATATACTATGTTTAATTATTAAAATTAATTATAGGTAAATTAAAACTATTTAATAAAATATCATAATAAGTGAAGGTAGTATAAATTAAGATAATTGAAAACTAAGCATTTTAGTAAAAAATTAAGAATAAACACATTAAGTTTCTAGGAATGTCTGTTTTTCAGGGACTGTCAATTGTTAGGACTTTTGATAACATCTAGTGTTTATTTTTTCAAAGTCTTTTTTCCAGCCTTCTTTTAATTTTTTACTTCTTAATTTTTCGTTAAATTTATATATTGGTTATGGTTTAGTTTTTTTTAGTTTTTATATTTTTTTATTTTTCATGAAATTATTTCGTTATATTATCGTTTAATTTTGATATATATTAACAATAATTTTTAAAATTAATTATTTATGATTATAAACTTTTTATAGTTTATTTTAAGTGTAATTAACTATTTATAGTATGGAAGACAAATAATTATATATGTACAGCAAAATTAAATGCCTTCCATATCTTAAATTGGTTGGCGAAGCTTATATATTTATCGGTGCATTTAAGGATCCAGTTCGAAATGGATTTTTGGTTGAAAAAGATTTTGATGAAAAAATTTATCCTCAATTAATTTTGCCTATTGGTGCTATTCTCGACGATGATTACTTTGTTAATAGTCAGGGTATTGTTGAAGAACGTGAACCTTATTGTAAACATTGTGGTGCTAAAAAATTTTCTAGAAAAGGATATAATTGGAGATTACTTTATTTGGATGATGGAACTCCTGTTAGAATTTTAAAGTTAAGCGATATAAATGTAAAAAATGTAAAAAGAAGTTCCAAGTTGAATTCACTGAATACTGGGGAAAATTCTGCAATTATTCCAATAAAATGAAAAACAAAGCAAAAACACTCCTACAACACGGATGGAAATCACTAAGAAACATTGGAAATGATTTTAAAACGTTATTGAACTTTAGTATTTCACATGAGTCAGTTAGAAAAGCTTTAAAAACTGATGACGGACTGTACTGGTTAAACGAAGAACTAGAACTCTCAGGATATTATGGATATGATGCCCAATGGGTCAGAAATGAAGGAAAATGGATATAACAGACTAGATATATTTGATATAATCAATAATATACCCGTAGCATGCCTAATATCCAAAAAAGAAACATCAAAAATAATTTACGATTTCATTGACATATCAATCCCTTTAAAACACCGCAAAGCAATAATAACTGACTTAAAAGAAGACTATGAACAAATAATGATAAAATTAGGCTTTGCACACCAACACTGCACATTCTACCTAATAAAAAACATGACAACCAACTTAAAACCAAAAATAAACGAAGAACTCGATAAATACGAAACAGAATTACGAAAAAACAACACAAAAATCTCAGAAAACAAAATCAAAAAAATGAGAAAAAAGAAAAAAGAAGAAATATCTGATAAAATAAAAATATATGTTGGATTATTTTACGAATTATTCCACCAACAATCATTTGAAAAAGCAATAAGTTACATAGAACTATTAAAATATGAATTAAAGAATTTTCCAAAGATGATGCAAGACTACTTAAATAAAAATTTCTTCCCAGTTTACAGAAAATATCTAATATTCCTTGAAAAAGACCATATTGGAAAATTAGATAGTACAAACAACAAAATAGAAAATTACTTCGGAAATACATTAGATAAACACACAAAAAGAATCTATAGAACTCCTGAGGGAATATTTGACTATATCATGACAAGAAAAGATGGGTGGATAGAAAATCAAAAAAAAGTCCTAACAAATTGACAGTCCCGTTTTTCATAAACTTTATATATTTATTATAAGAAAATACTACATAATTAATGTATTATTTATATTTTTTAAATAAAACTTGATTTTATGGGGATTAATAACTTTGAAGGTGGTGAAAAAATCAATAAGAAATTATGTAATTGTCTTATTATTATTTGTTTTATTTTATTCTCATTAAATATGGCATTTGCATCAAATGAAACACAAATTAATGTTGATTGTTTGAAAAACTCAGATGATGTTTTAAATATTGATGATTTAAACCAAAATTCTACGATTAATTATACAAAGAGCTCTAAAACAATTGAAATTACACAAGATAATTATGAAAATTATTTTAATATTAGAACAGGGAAAATTATTGATACATCAGGGATTTCTAAGGGAGATACTTTAAAAATTGGTAATATTTCTAATAGGGCCTTTGTTATAGATCGTCAACTTACATTAATGCCAATTTCTCCTAATGATAAGATTAGTAATGGTTTTATTCATCTTATTAAAGGAAGTGATGGGTCTACTGTAACAAATCTTACTATTAATAATACAAAAGGTACACTAAATATTTTAGGTGCAAATGTAGGCCAATTACATGGTATTTGGTTATCTCATTCTAATAATAATCTTATTTCATATAATACTATAAGAATTGCAAATGCTTTTGGTGTTTATGCAATGCCTATGGGTTGGTCTAGTAATAATAGAATTATTTACAATGATATGAAAACATATATTACTTGTAATATGGTTATGGGGTTATGTCATTATAATTTAATTTCACATAATAGTTTAGAAGTTTTAAGTTATTCCGATACATCTGTTACAAATTTAATTTATTTTAATCCTTTTGGACATGCGGATTATAGTGGTTCTGGATTATGTAAAGGTAATATAATTTCATTTAATGATTTTAAAGGTTTTTGTAATGGGCCTATGTCTATTTTATTACAATTTGTTTATGAAAATCATGATGGTACGGTTATTGCAAATAACACTTTTTCTAAAGGTTCATATGCTATTAATTTAGTTGGTAAGAATATTTCTGTTTATGGTAATAAAGTACATGATAGTGGTATTGGTATTTCTGTTTTTGGAAGTAATTTTTCTGTGCATGATAATGTTTTAAAAGGTAATAGCTTAGTATCAGGTATTAAGGCTGGAAGTATTGGAGATTCACTTTGTAATGTTTATAGGAATAATATTACTTTTATAGATATTTATAATGCAATATTTATTGGTAATCAAGTTAATGCTTATGATAATTATATAAATATTAAAGAATATGGTGTAGGAATAGCTATTGAAGGTGATTATTCAAATATTCATGATAATAGGATTAATAACAAACATGATACTGGTATATCAGTAGTAGGTAATAATAACATTATAAATAATAATATTATTAATACCAAAAATATAGGTATTGTCCTATCAGCTAGATCTACTAACTACCGTTATTATAATAATACATTTACCAATAATAAAATTACTAGTGAAAGTTATGGTATTTATATTGAAGGTTTAGTTTATAATAGTACAATATTGGATAATATTATTGAAACTAATGCTAGTGTTGGTATTTATAAAGATATAACTGATGAATTGTCTAATGTTGAAGAAGATAATATGGTTAATGGTGTTATTTTAGATTCAACATATATTATTGTCAATAATGATAATTATCATAAATATTTTGATAGATATGGACATTTAACATTTAAATTTGAAGAAAATAAAACTAAAATAATATTTTTAACATTTTTAACAAATAAAAACTTAATTTTTCAGGATAAAATCAATGTAATTAGTAATAAAATGAATAATTTATTGATTAATGTCACAATCACTTTTGAGGCCGATGCTAGTGGTTCATTAATCCGCGATTTTAATTTTATTAATCATGATAAAGAAACTATTATTCTAAATGGTGTTAACGATGTTACAGTCACTAAAAATAATATTACAAATTTATTTAGAAATTAGGTAGTTTATCTAATTCAACTATACTAATTCAAGATGTTTGTGAAAATATTATAATATCCTGTAATAACATATATGTAAATTCAAAAACACATTATGCATATGCAATTAATGCTCCTTCAGCTAATCCATTTACTCATAAAATGAATAAAAAATTATCTAAGGGAGTTAATATTTTAGATAATACAATAATTATGATTTCTTCTGGTAGTACAGAAGCTATTTACACTGATACGCTATCTGAAAGTAATTTTATTTCTAATAAAATCAACATTATTTCTAAAAATTATGGATATGGTATTGTATTTAATAATGTGATTGGAAGGTTATCTGACATTAATGTTTCAAATAATGAAATTGTTATTCATAGTGAGCAAATGACATATTTAATTGAACTTTGCCAAGTGGATAATTCAACAATTGAAAATAATAAGTTATATGGTAAAAGTAATGGAATTTATGCTATTGACATATATTGGTCTAACAATATTTCTGTTAATAATAATGCCATTTCAGTATTTGGTGGAAATTTATCTAAAATTTTAGGGATATCAGATTTATTAGGTATAGGAAATTCAGCTATAGCA from Methanobrevibacter sp. V74 carries:
- a CDS encoding MJ1255/VC2487 family glycosyltransferase; the encoded protein is MILSIIIPTYNEEACLPVLLESIKKQSFDDYEIIVADANSTDKTREIAESYECIVTEGGLPAVGRNNGAKIAKGEYLLFLDSDLKLTDDYLRNVIYEFRMERAGIAITQMLPMSNKVEDKLFHDFANYFMISVEKIKPHGAGCYGIIAKKELHDACNGFDEELTFGEDTDYIERLASKERFKVLRNAKIGVSTRRLEEEGIETLIRQYGKSTVNDFLGKRTEAEEINYNFDHGHERISENKANRLSEASEKINKIKVEYDESIQKINARARFRVSKNRSKNVVFYCVCGEGMGHAIRSSVIIERIKEKYDVYLFTSDRAYDYLKSKFENVYEIGGFNTVYINNKVNNLQTLANAIKRNPTNIKIGYENLYKKARELRPNVIVTDFELYATMISKLLDIPLISLDNIHMITQAKISYPPNKRMEMLKAKSVIKAYVVKPKVHILTSFFYPPVRSKKKAVIYPPVIREDILKLKPKNGNHVIVYQTSKESVKLVRRLKALKDEQFIVYGFDEDKIDGNLTYKKFNEDEFYDDLASSKAVICNGGFTFISEAISLKKPIYSVPAIGNFEQTLNGYYVERLGYGEYHEVMNAPRVKNFLRKLPTYQKRLAKVKNKNNDGIVKELIYRIEKYSI